A genomic segment from Drosophila willistoni isolate 14030-0811.24 chromosome 2L unlocalized genomic scaffold, UCI_dwil_1.1 Seg168, whole genome shotgun sequence encodes:
- the LOC6652153 gene encoding KH domain-containing, RNA-binding, signal transduction-associated protein 2 encodes MTDKYDGNGDFSTYAPIEDQDQDYKPRKGTSGPHNGDSSGHDHHGVSGGGADASNAQINEKANEYIRDCMAERNRMDRKFPIAEKLIEGEIEKVQTTGKIPSRDQKYADIYREKPLRISQRVLVPIREHPKFNFVGKLLGPKGNSLRRLQEETLCKMTVLGRNSMRDRIKEEELRSSKDPKYAHLNSDLHVEISTIAPPAEAYARIAYAMAELRKYLIPDSNDIIRQEQLRELMDNTSLNDNEVKQGFKKVQHISGIGGGASSMGAVAAAGAGAGSGPKNSTHHSYRGNQATSFSKNVLAPKQKVMSILEKARTAMDETYGRYDDGSPYDQHQPYDGYSYAASHGHGPPTGILGGVGNLTNQGGGLGRHYDGAEYDPDYGRREYYQHSPNYATAGIGSQSNPNGSGGGVGVGNASGLNPSHNRTHANR; translated from the exons ATGACCGATAAATATGATGGCAATGGTGATTTTTCAACCTATGCTCCCATTGAGGACCAGGATCAAGACTATAAGCCACGAAAAGGCACTAGTGGACCACACAATGGCGATAGTTCGGGACACGATCACCATGGCGTTAGCGGTGGAGGCGCTGATGCTAGTAATGCTCAAATAAATGAGAAGGCCAATGAGTACATACGGGATTGCATGGCTGAAAGAAATCGCATGGATAGGAAATTCCCAATTGCTGAGAAGCTTATTGAAGGCG AGATTGAGAAAGTCCAGACCACCGGAAAGATACCATCGAGGGACCAAAAATATGCCGATATTTATCGAGAGAAGCCTTTACGCATTTCCCAACGTGTCCTGGTGCCCATTCGAGAACATccgaaatttaattttgtcgGCAAATTGCTGGGACCAAAGGGTAACTCGTTGAGGAGGCTGCAAGAGGAGACTCTCTGCAAGATGACCGTATTGGGTAGAAATTCTATGCGAGATCGCATAAAAGAGGAGGAGCTGCGCAGCTCCAAAGATCCCAAGTATGCCCATTTGAATAGTGACCTTCATGTGGAGATATCGACAATAGCACCGCCCGCAGAGGCATATGCTCGCATTGCCTACGCCATGGCAGAGTTACGAAAATATCTAATACCCGACAGCAACGATATTATACGGCAGGAGCAGTTGCGGGAACTAATGGACAACACTTCGCTAAACGATAATGAAGTTAAGCAAGGATTTAAGAAGGTGCAACATATTTCCGGGATTGGAGGTGGCGCTAGTAGTATGGGTGCCGTTGCTGCAGCCGGAGCTGGCGCTGGAAGTGGTCCAAAAAATTCCACTCATCACAGTTATAG AGGTAATCAAGCAACATCATTCAGTAAAAATGTCCTGGCACCCAAGCAAAAGGTCATGTCCATATTAGAAAAAGCTCGAACGGCCATGGATGAGACATATGG ACGCTACGATGATGGGTCGCCCTATGATCAGCACCAACCCTACGATGGCTACTCCTATGCAGCATCTCATGGCCATGGTCCACCAACGGGCATTTTGGGCGGTGTTGGCAACCTAACCAATCAAGGCGGCGGTCTGGGGCGTCACTATGACGGAGCCGAATATGATCCAGATTATGGTCGTAGGGAATATTACCAACATTCACCCAACTATGCGACAGCTGGCATTGGCTCACAATCGAACCCAAATGGTTCAGGCGGTGGTGTTGGTGTGGGCAATGCCTCTGGCCTGAATCCCAGTCACAATCGCACTCACGCTAATAGGTGA
- the LOC124459844 gene encoding uncharacterized protein LOC124459844 encodes MESLQCYPLNESCDFKNDLCYTKDHIVVQDLYLYDVPTELKEEDMLEHFNRFGKVGRLQLSDNDRCSPGQTNSDSSGSLKTHQQEKEMKTGRVLFDNPLDAAKVLLNETHNVNGHQFHVMVSHSWLQPEANDILEPSSSQPEESHVMKVPDDCLIRILKLLPLSDQLRFLRYCSPFRDVLHLDTRTLHKSVVINKYLSEWDIRDLFIIFGRYIQSIEYSSFRSKIDFERFLNYFEKNCVNVKSIKLKNTKLSCRNMQKMLFGSDCLEYLDIYGGNLYNDCLVVLKDLRKLKQLCIRDCNQLSEDLEKSELTDDSLAILQDLKELKILNLSRNHKLRGDLKLPTSIETLDLSGCAGILSRNYIRICKSLPNLKKLDISGNRYIPVNIYDYLLSIETFAFEIERETPYKKIAKLPNLKRIYIKEIRSSHVFEDLLSELVAEKSQQLEYFENDSCLEYYTEELLQLAKLTGLRELHFYGEDNIDDDILEKFSNFKELEVISFEGGYPISNAAILRLIAGCPKLRNLRFQECLDLTEDLVHRIIEDVEREIEKKVNQRQLPIDIYLKSCKIRKSINTHPDVVNNNILKTVIKN; translated from the exons ATGGAATCCTTACAATGCTATCCTC TCAATGAAAGTTGTGACTTTAAAAATGACTTGTGCTACACAAAGGACCACATTGTAGTCCAGGACTTATATCTGTACGACGTACCAACAGAG CTGAAAGAGGAAGACATGCTTGAGCATTTCAATAGATTTGGAAAAGTCGGACGTCTGCAACTCTCTGACAATGATAGATGTAGTCCTGGTCAAACTAATTCGGATTCATCAGGCAGCTTGAAAACACATCAGCAGGAGAAGGAGATGAAAACTGGACGCGTTTTATTTGACAATCCACTCGATGCAGCCAAAGTGTTGCTTAATGAGACCCATAATGTCAATGGACATCAATTCCATGTCATGGTCAGCCACAGTTGGCTTCAACCCGAAGCCAACGACATTTTGGAGCCATCAAGTAGTCAGCCCGAAGAGTCGCATGTAATGAAGGTTCCTGATGATTGCCTAATCCGAATTCTAAAACTTCTTCCGTTATCCGATCAATTGCGCTTTCTACGATACTGCAGTCCATTTCGAGATGTACTACATCTGGATACAAGAACATTACACAAGTCAGTCGTAATCAACAAGTATTTATCCGAATGGGATATACGTGACCTGTTTATTATATTTGGACGATATATTCAAAGTATTGAGTATAGCTCTTTTCGGTCGAAAATAGATTTTGAACgctttttaaattattttgaaaagaattgCGTGAATGTAAAGTCcataaaactgaaaaatacTAAACTATCTTGTAGGAATATGCAAAAAATGCTTTTCGGCTCTGACTGTTTGGAATATCTGGACATTTACGGAGGCAATCTATATAATGACTGTTTGGTAGTTTTAAAGGATTTAAGGAAATTAAAACAGCTGTGCATTCGCGATTGTAATCAACTTAGTGAAGATTTAGAAAAAAGCGAGCTAACTGATGACAGTTTGGCGATATTACAGGATTTAAAAGAACTAAAAATTCTCAACCTTTCCCGTAATCATAAACTTAGAGGTGATCTAAAACTTCCAACCTCCATCGAGACTCTGGATCTTTCCGGTTGTGCAGGAATACTTTCCAGAAATTATATTCGGATCTGCAAGTCTTTACCAAACCTAAAGAAGCTCGACATCAGTGGTAACCGCTACATACCCGTCAATATCTATGATTATCTACTTTCAATAGAAACATTCGCATTTGAGATTGAAAGAGAAACCCCCTATAAGAAAATAGCAAAATTGCCTAATCTCAAAAGAATTTATATAAAGGAAATTAGATCAAGCCACGTGTTTGAAGATCTTCTTAGTGAACTTGTCGCTGAAAAATCGCAGCAATTGGAATACTTTGAAAATGACAGCTGTCTCGAGTATTATACAGAAGAGCTCCTTCAATTAGCAAAGTTAACCGGATTGCGGGAACTTCATTTTTATGGCGAGGATAACATTGACGATGATATTCTGGAAAAGTTTTCCAACTTTAAGGAGCTGGAGGTCATTTCTTTTGAGGGTGGTTATCCAATTAGCAATGCCGCCATTTTACGTCTAATTGCTGGCTGCCCAAAGTTGAGGAATTTAAGATTTCAGGAATGCCTAGACCTGACGGAAGATTTAGTACACAGAATTATTGAAGACGTGGAACGTGAAATTGAGAAAAAGGTGAACCAGCGTCAATTGCCTATCGATATTTATCTGAAGTCCTGCAAAATTAGAAAGTCCATCAATACTCATCCTGACgtagttaataataatatactTAAGACTGTcattaaaaattga
- the LOC6652152 gene encoding uncharacterized protein LOC6652152, with protein MLFIEQKSFTQIDYVADNPSNGNFYFMNDLCYTEDDMTVQDLYLYDIPTELKEEDMLEHFNRLGKVGRLQLSDNDRCSPGQTNSDSSGSLKTHQQEKEVKTGRVLFDNPLDAAKVLLNETHNVNGHQFHVTVSHSWLQPEANDILEPSSSQPEESHVMKVPDDCLIRILKLLPLSDQLRFLRYCSRFRDVLHLDTRTLHKSVVIDNLKSLSEWDIRDLFIISGRSIQSIEYNSFRSKIGLERFLNYFEKNCVNVKSLTIRRTNLTPKNMFKMFANTDNLEDLEIIDCILTEASLLPLKYIKKLKKLCICCCAQFNENEEIAQCKLNDGSLTILKYLKHLKTLNLSGNVDLRGDLELPSTIETLCLSECKKVTPNNLIQMCKSLTNLKELDIRSIPNIPSILYDYLNSIETFTFDIERNTEYRKIARLPNIKRIQIEYIHAGNGFENLLNELGVLKSHQIEHFEISELMDVHKPTLLQMAKLTGLRKLFLYSDGMDNNVLEEFTKLKKLESLCSIPFDLITDTALLRLINGCPKLRHFSLINCSELTESLVLSIIDNVRRQIINKQNQRELPIYIFLQDIKIRKSIESHPDVAAENIIKLVFDSYCDCFFG; from the exons atGCTTTTCATTGAACAAAAAAGTTTTACGCAAATTGACTATGTTGCTGACAATCCTT CCAATGGAAACTTTTATTTCATGAATGACTTGTGCTACACAGAGGACGACATGACAGTCCAGGACTTATATCTTTACGACATACCAACAGAG CTGAAAGAGGAAGACATGCTTGAGCATTTTAATAGATTGGGAAAAGTCGGACGTCTGCAACTCTCTGACAATGATAGATGTAGTCCTGGGCAAACTAATTCGGATTCATCAGGCAGCTTGAAAACACATCAGCAGGAGAAGGAGGTGAAAACTGGACGCGTTTTATTTGACAATCCACTCGATGCAGCCAAAGTGTTGCTTAATGAGACCCATAATGTCAATGGACATCAATTCCATGTCACGGTCAGCCACAGTTGGCTTCAACCCGAAGCCAACGACATTTTGGAGCCATCAAGTAGTCAGCCCGAAGAGTCGCATGTAATGAAGGTTCCTGATGATTGCCTAATCCGAATTCTAAAACTTCTTCCGTTATCCGATCAATTGCGCTTCCTACGATACTGCAGTCGATTTCGAGATGTACTGCATCTGGATACAAGAACATTACACAAGTCAGTCGTAATCGACAATCTTAAGTCTTTATCCGAATGGGATATACGTGACCTTTTTATTATATCTGGACGATCTATTCAAAGCATTGAGTATAACTCTTTTCGGTCGAAAATAGGTTTGGAACgctttttaaattattttgaaaagaattgCGTGAATGTAAAGTCTTTGACGATTAGGCGGACTAATCTAACtcccaaaaatatgtttaaaatGTTTGCAAACACCGACAATTTGGAGGATTTGGAAATTATCGATTGCATACTGACTGAAGCCAGCttgttacctttgaaatacataaaaaaattaaaaaagctTTGTATTTGCTGTTGCGCgcaatttaatgaaaatgaagaaattGCTCAATGCAAGCTGAATGATGGAAGTTTGACgattttaaagtatttaaaacatttgaaaactCTCAACCTGTCCGGAAATGTAGACCTACGTGGCGATCTAGAACTTCCTAGCACCATTGAGACTCTGTGCCTTTCCGAATGCAAAAAAGTGACACCTAATAATTTGATCCAGATGTGCAAGTCTTTAACAAATCTAAAGGAGCTGGACATCAGGAGTATCCCCAATATACCATCTATTTTATATGATTACCTTAACTCAATAGAAACATTTACTTTCGACATTGAAAGGAATACCGAATATAGAAAAATTGCAAGATTGCCTAATATAAAGAGGATTCAAATTGAATATATACACGCCGGTAACGGTTTTGAAAACCTTCTGAATGAGCTTGGTGTCCTTAAGTCCCATCAGATAGAACACTTTGAAATTTCTGAATTGATGGATGTACATAAACCAACGCTCCTCCAAATGGCCAAATTAACTGGATTGAGGAAgctttttttatattctgaTGGCATGGACAATAATGTCCTGGAAGAGTTTACAAAGCTTAAGAAACTGGAGAGTCTCTGTTCAATACCTTTCGACTTAATAACCGACACTGCTCTTTTGCGTCTAATAAATGGCTGTCCGAAATTGAGACATTTTAGTCTGATTAACTGCTCCGAGCTGACGGAAAGTCTCGTGCTCTCCATTATCGACAATGTACGACGGCAAATAATCAACAAGCAGAACCAGCGTGAATTGCctatctatatttttttgcaGGACATCAAAATTAGAAAATCAATTGAGTCTCATCCAGACGTGGCTGCCGAAAATATAATTAAGCTAGTCTTTGATTCTTATTGTGATTGTTTTTTTGGCTGA